The Halobacillus amylolyticus nucleotide sequence CGGTGAAAAGTCAAATATATATGCATTTTCTTTACGATATAACTTTCCGTCTTTTTCAAATTCATACGGATTTTGTGAACGGAATGCAGCTTGAAAGTATAAACTAGGTGATTCTATATTATTTAACATAAATACAGCTGTCCACTCTGGGATCGTTACACCTGTTGTCAGTTGTCCTACAGAAAGTGTTATCGTCTTATCACTTTGTTTAATTGCGTTTCTAACTTTATCAAAACTTTTTGTGTTCTCTTTTAAGTCAAGCGCCTCTGCTTCTATGCCATCATGTAAGCTAACTCCATCCCCTGCCGCAAGTACGACTGTATAATCTTTAAAAGTAGGGTGAGCATTTAGCAATTTTTCAAGTGCTTTTGCCGCATTCACACGTGGTAGGAGCCAAAATGTATGATTTAGTTCATTACGATATTGATTTTCAGAAAACGGAAACTTTCCTGAAGATACATTGTCTAAAAAGCTAACAACACTTTCTTCATACTCAAGTTTTCCATTTTCTTTCACTCTAAAAAATTCATTTAAATCAAAAGCATAATCAACGTTTTTTTCTTCCTCTATTGTTAATCCTGCCGATACTTCATCTTCTATCATTTTACTCATTTGATACGTGAATAAATTTAAAGTAGGTAAGCTTTCGTAAGGATTGCCACCAATTGTTGGGTCCCAGTTTTCTTTAGCTTCTTGTTCATCTACATATGACCAATTAAATATTTGCTCTTCAGAAAATTTACTATTAGCTAACGCTTTAAATGGTGTACCAGATAAATGTAGAGTGAAATTCCTTTTTATTTGACTAAATGCTATATCTGTCTTTTTTGTATCAATACCTTCATGAGCTTCATCAATTACTAACAAATCCCAATCCAAGCCGGCTACCCACTCTAGTTTTTCATAATTACCACCTGCAAATTTTGCCCCTTTTAAATCTTGCAATGATATAAAGGTTATTTGTGAAGGATTCTCATAAGACGTTGTATCAATAAATTCAAGATATTGCTTTCTTGACATAGCCTTACCATTTAATGATTCTGTTTCGGAAACAAATTTCAATTGGGGTTCTTGCCATGCGATAAATTTATGAAAATCATCGAACCATGAATTAGCAATTGCAGGTCTATTTGTTATGATTAAAACTTTGGTTGCATTTAAATTTAATATAAAATCATACGTTGTTAATGTTTTACCAAAACGTGGTTTAGCATTCCATAAGAATTCTTTTGGCTCCTGAGCATTTTGAAAATACTCATACGTTTTCTCCACAGCCTGTTGTTGTTCATTTCTTAATAAATAATCTGAATGCTTATCATCAATTTGTATTTCATCATAATCACGATTAATAAATTTATCGGTTAATCTTTCAGCTTTTTCAGGTGTTCCATTAAAGTAAAACCATTCATCTGCACGACCATTAAAGTTTTCCTTCTGGATTCCATTTTGGATCAGAAATCTATGTAAGTCTTTATCTCGAAACCATTTACCATCTGATTTCTGTGCCTTTTTTTCAAATAAAACTTCCGGATTTAAACCAGCCGTACCTACTTGTTCAAATATTCTCTGTGCTGCATTTCTTGTTGTATCTCCCACTTTGACATATCCATCATGATTAGGAACTTCAGGCAAAGTATAACCATACACTTTATATTCAATTTCATCAAAAGGCTTAATTATTGTTTTATCCATCGGCTTCCTCCATTTCAGATTTATAAACATCTATTATATTAACAGGTATATAGCGCATCTCTTTGGGAATTTCATTTTCACTCTCAACAACATCTTCTTCTAATAAATCAAACATATCTAATTGTTTTTGTTGTTGAGTGGTTTTATTTATGGATCTATTGATAGCCTTTCCTGATTCTTTTTCTACATTTTCATATATTTCATCTAAAGTGTATTCTGTTCTCTGTATTTTAATGTTTTTAGTTGTTTTCTTCATATTAATTGGAGACCATTCACTAAATACTAATGGATTACCATCTATCGTTTCCCTGGTTAAAAAATTTCCTTGCCTTATATTAGATGAAATGATTTCTTTAGCACTATCTAATACCTTTTTCTTTAACTTTCCGTTATGGAGTTGGACTTGTTCTTGATAGATATCATAATAGACTTGAAACATATTTAACACACACGTCTGAGCATTATCTTCTAATAATTCAATCCCATAAAGGCTTGTTAACGCTAACAGGGAGTAATTCTCAAATCGGACCAAATCATCATTATAATGTTTAATAACTATCTTTAGTTTTCTTTCAAGAATGGCAACGAGAAAAGCTCCTTCCCCGGCAGATGGTTCTAAAAAAGTTGTAGGTAAACTTTCACAAGCTTCTTTTACGCCTTTTATGTCCAACATTTTTTTAATTATTTTCTTCGGTGTAAAAACTTCTCCATGTTTCTGAACACGAAGTTTGCATTTAATAACTGTCTCTTCCAAGTTCAGCTCTCCCGCCTTACTTATATATACTGTTAATATAAAATCATTGTTAACGAAACGTACTGCTTTTATTTTATCATATAAAGAACTTGCTCAAATATATCTAGAAGAAAAAAACAAACCAACATGACAATAAACTGCGATAGCTTTATTTTCTAAATTTTAACATATAACAGAAAACACTTCATAGTTGGTTATCCCATACTACATCATCTATTCCTTGGAAAATTGTTTTGTTTGAAATTCATATTTACAAAGTAAGAATTATTCATTAGCTCCTCATTCCAGTCATTTCTTTTAGGTAAATCTAAACTTGATAAATTGTTTGAAATTAAATCATGATATTTATTAGCAAATTCCCTTCCTGCTTTATCATTATCCGTACAAAAAGTTATTTTCTTCACCTTATAGCCCTCCTTCCCTATCCTTTTAATTTCATCAATCATAGTCTGGCGCTTAAGCCCAGACATGGAAACTAGTCGAGTGTTCTGCAGCTTTTCCTTCTTAATACTCCAATAAGACAGCGCATCGATCGGGCTTTCAAAAAGGTGGATGGAATTGGGTTTACCTATATCCACCGAAAACCCTGCCGAACCATGGCTGTTCCTATCAATGCCTTTGAAGATTCGCCCGTCTTTCATTGGAGAAGTTCCTTGGCGATCCGATCCTACAATCTCTCCCTGGTGCTTCCACTTAAAGACCACATTCCCGAGCTTGTCCTGGGCAATTAAGTCTTTACTCTCTAGCCAGTTAATAATCTTAGGATGAATATTCCTTTCATTCGTTAGATAATCTTTAGCCTTTGTCCTATCGTTCACTTCATAGTGGGAAGGGTATTGATAAGGTTCTTTAGGTTTTTGCTCTTGGACTTTAGATTTCAGTTTATAATCTTGCGAATTCAAGTCTAATACAGCCTCTGGAAAGCTCATCCCATAAAACATTTTGGCAAAGTTAATGACTCCATTTCCTTTTTCATCTCTAGAGTTCCAGGCATACATTTGGTCTTTAAACACTAGGCTGTCATGGACTTGATGGCGATAATATCGTCCCTCTTTCTTCAATGGCTCCCCTTTACGCTCCAGATAGTCTATGAGATCCACATTACGAGCAACCTCCACTTGGTCCGCGCTTACATGTTTGGCCATGCAGCACTTCCTCCTCTCTAAAATTAGATATAAAAAAAGACAGGGAGAAAACTCCCTGCCTAGCGTTCAACCTCTACTTTTTCTTTTTGCTTTTCCTTCTGCTGAAATGTCTTCTTATTCCCTCCATTCTTCATTTCCGAAGTGGTGCTTTCTTTTTCTTTCTCTTCATTGAACTCTCTGTCCAGCTTTCTTTCAATTTGAGATAATCTCTGCTCTCCACGATCCGTTAATGGTAATTCTTTTAATTCTTGAAGAGATTCTTTCTTAAGCTGGTACACATCTTCTTTACTGTGAGTCTCTTGAAAAGCACGCATCTGATTTAAGCGTTCTTGCCGGTCATTGTTTTCATCTTTATCCAATTCTTTTCCGACTGTAGGTTCAATAAAATTCATAAGCTCTTTTTTATAAGCGTCTTTGAAGTCTTGATGAGAATATTCCTCTTCGGCCTTTTCTTCCTTCACAAAAGGCCCGTTATCCTTATCATCCTTGCTCACTTGGCTTCGGTACATATCTCGAAGTCTTTCTGATGGTAACTTCTCTCTTTCTTGTTTCTCCTCTTCCACTTCATGCTTTTGTTCTTTAATACTCATTGTTTTCTCCCCTTCCTTTTCTTGGTCCAATGATTCTTCAATGGTAGTTATGAATTCTTTTGCTGTTGACTGAACTTCTTGTAATAGCTTTTCATGGTCTTTAAATTCATGATCCTTGGTCCAATGATGCAGATAATCCAATGAGTAATCACTGGTATCAATATTGAAATATGAAGCAACGGTATAAGCTGTCATTTCCGCCTGAAATTCTTTCTCTGGTTTGGTGTAGTCATTTATATTTTCCTTTGTATGAAGCTTTGCATGAGTGAGTTCATGTAACAGCGTCTTTGTATCTTGTCGCTCCGAGTTACGTGGGTTAAGAGCTACTTCTCCTCTCCCTGTGTAACTGACGCCTTTAGCTGCTCCTAACTCTTCATAAGGCCCTACAATTTGAATATTATTGTTATCTGCTATAGCCTCCATTCCTTTTCGAAGATTAGTGTAGTTTTCAACCTTCCATCGATCCATTTGTTAGGAAAGATCTGAGGCAGATCCTTTTGAGTAGCCGTTGTCTGCGAAACATCAAACACACTCCCTGTAGAATAAACAAGACGGCCATCTCGTTTATCGAGTTGACCGTCTTTGACTTGTTGCTTTTCTGTTTTCGTCGCATATTTCAAAGGTTTCCATTCGCCCTCTTCATTTTGAAACTGCTGACCTAACCGATTGGGTACGAGAACCTTTAGACTTTTCTCTCCTTTATTTACGGAAAACCCTTTGTCTTTCCAGAAGGCATAGGAACCTACAGCTTCAGCTCCAGGAAACTGTGAATCAATTAGTGCTGTATTACGTGGAGAATACCGATGGAACTTCCCCATAAAGTCTAGATACTCTTTCATTTGTGCAGGTGAATGAAAGTGGTTAGAAATACTTTCTTCCATCCC carries:
- a CDS encoding DNA methyltransferase family protein; its protein translation is MEETVIKCKLRVQKHGEVFTPKKIIKKMLDIKGVKEACESLPTTFLEPSAGEGAFLVAILERKLKIVIKHYNDDLVRFENYSLLALTSLYGIELLEDNAQTCVLNMFQVYYDIYQEQVQLHNGKLKKKVLDSAKEIISSNIRQGNFLTRETIDGNPLVFSEWSPINMKKTTKNIKIQRTEYTLDEIYENVEKESGKAINRSINKTTQQQKQLDMFDLLEEDVVESENEIPKEMRYIPVNIIDVYKSEMEEADG
- a CDS encoding ImmA/IrrE family metallo-endopeptidase — encoded protein: MEAIADNNNIQIVGPYEELGAAKGVSYTGRGEVALNPRNSERQDTKTLLHELTHAKLHTKENINDYTKPEKEFQAEMTAYTVASYFNIDTSDYSLDYLHHWTKDHEFKDHEKLLQEVQSTAKEFITTIEESLDQEKEGEKTMSIKEQKHEVEEEKQEREKLPSERLRDMYRSQVSKDDKDNGPFVKEEKAEEEYSHQDFKDAYKKELMNFIEPTVGKELDKDENNDRQERLNQMRAFQETHSKEDVYQLKKESLQELKELPLTDRGEQRLSQIERKLDREFNEEKEKESTTSEMKNGGNKKTFQQKEKQKEKVEVER
- a CDS encoding toprim domain-containing protein, with the protein product MAKHVSADQVEVARNVDLIDYLERKGEPLKKEGRYYRHQVHDSLVFKDQMYAWNSRDEKGNGVINFAKMFYGMSFPEAVLDLNSQDYKLKSKVQEQKPKEPYQYPSHYEVNDRTKAKDYLTNERNIHPKIINWLESKDLIAQDKLGNVVFKWKHQGEIVGSDRQGTSPMKDGRIFKGIDRNSHGSAGFSVDIGKPNSIHLFESPIDALSYWSIKKEKLQNTRLVSMSGLKRQTMIDEIKRIGKEGYKVKKITFCTDNDKAGREFANKYHDLISNNLSSLDLPKRNDWNEELMNNSYFVNMNFKQNNFPRNR
- a CDS encoding ArdC family protein: MAKTKRSYKQKSPDKVKEEINRLTEGMEESISNHFHSPAQMKEYLDFMGKFHRYSPRNTALIDSQFPGAEAVGSYAFWKDKGFSVNKGEKSLKVLVPNRLGQQFQNEEGEWKPLKYATKTEKQQVKDGQLDKRDGRLVYSTGSVFDVSQTTATQKDLPQIFPNKWIDGRLKTTLIFEKEWRL